A single region of the Brachypodium distachyon strain Bd21 chromosome 3, Brachypodium_distachyon_v3.0, whole genome shotgun sequence genome encodes:
- the LOC104583931 gene encoding uncharacterized protein LOC104583931, which yields MATTGDGSSSIQRLPDDLLSQIYGAITSPLCRVRFAAVCRPWRAVASWTPPPPPLPLLLLSTCDRATTKDLYAPEDGSGLRLRLRLQPTTTARHPVQPRARRRWIVGSHDGGWVAAASAGPVLQILNLFSGGEVVLPAEQRRIDTRDYSTDPSRISKIIFSEEPTSPGCILAAITHGCTVALCRISNGCAHGDDKVVGAGWTMEGRGLPELDDIAFCNGELYGLDLDRFDGVVRLLKFGIAGVEDGGVIITSIDAVAIQSLHLLLEEHEDNVFVEAAYIFPMRGEKPAMAVDTGGFVFRVFELVRNESPATMPAAAAYDYGYRWAEMTSLGDYALFLSPRCSRAVEVSPAGGSGRGGVRRNRIYYANHKFGHLPFHSRHLTKMADGRDVYYDEDEIVCRGGKVIISRGFFGQRRVRPAMWLVPPRV from the coding sequence ATGGCGACCAccggcgacggcagcagcagcatccaaCGGCTCCCGGACGATCTCCTGTCCCAGATCTACGGCGCGATCACCTCCCCGCTGTGCCGCGTGCGCTTCGCGGCCGTCTGCAGGCCGTGGCGCGCCGTCGCGTCCtggaccccgccgccgccgcctctcccgctgctcctcctctcgACCTGCGACCGCGCCACGACCAAGGATCTCTACGCCCCGGAGGACGGATCcggccttcgtctccggctccggctccaaCCCACCACCACGGCTCGGCACCCCGTGCAGCCGCGGGCCCGCCGCAGGTGGATCGTCGGATCTCACGACGGCGGATgggtggccgccgcctccgccggccccGTCCTGCAGATCCTGAacctcttctccggcggcgaggtcgtgCTCCCCgcagagcagaggaggatCGACACTAGGGATTACTCCACCGACCCGTCCAGGATCTCCAAAATCATCTTCTCCGAGGAACCAACCTCCCCCGGCTGCATCCTCGCAGCCATCACCCACGGCTGTACAGTCGCTCTCTGCAGAATTTCCAATGGTTGTGCCCATGGTGACGACAAAGTAGTAGGAGCCGGTTGGACCATGGAAGGGCGTGGCTTGCCGGAGCTCGACGACATAGCCTTCTGCAACGGGGAGCTCTACGGACTCGACCTAGATCGCTTTGATGGGGTCGTGAGACTGCTCAAGTTTGGCATCGCCGGTGTAGAAGACGGCGGCGTAATCATCACAAGCATCGACGCCGTGGCCATCCAAAGCCTGCACCTCTTGTTGGAGGAGCACGAAGACAACGTGTTCGTGGAAGCCGCCTACATCTTCCCGATGCGCGGCGAGAAGCCGGCGATGGCGGTGGACACGGGGGGATTTGTCTTCAGGGTATTCGAGCTCGTCAGAAACGAGTCCCCGGCGACAATGCCAGCGGCTGCTGCTTACGATTACGGTTATAGGTGGGCCGAGATGACGAGCTTGGGTGACTACGCGCTGTTCTTGAGCCCAAGGTGCTCCAGGGCGGTGGAGGTGTCGCCGGCCGGTGGTAGTGGCCGTGGCGGCGTGCGGAGGAACCGCATCTATTACGCCAACCATAAGTTCGGCCATCTTCCTTTCCATAGTCGTCACCTGACCAAGATGGCCGATGGGCGAGATGTGTATTACGACGAAGACGAAATTGTCTGTCGTGGCGGGAAGGTGATCATCTCCCGAGGGTTCTTTGGGCAGCGTCGCGTTCGGCCAGCCATGTGGCTCGTCCCTCCAAGAGTTTAA
- the LOC106866330 gene encoding uncharacterized protein LOC106866330 isoform X1: MTFPAAHRSNRSSSTTISTLRSPAVSACHLALLACNRGERSKKPQAEMAQAPAGRGESSWLSGGGFQFQEEDEADAFTERRPEARIINNTVVIRSSCFKAVRGLGYLALLWSTVVLLGGFVTGLTDTDFWFVTVISFMQAAGLFNLIGDHTFASFMKRALPPIVMHPPSCGACILLWLKKEIHKTCSTAILLVLMALAESVIYVGPAICYGMARVGLTALEHGIDEGYDSKANLKPALVLFYRLTQAQSLMQIGSVEYEILWGQMVNLVCLKYGLNNQLVAAYFSETERRYENDPACIKSWTFVTYGAGLLDSASPDDYLCGARVLNMLINQGLSIRRLLILSPRQTIEKLIRTLRSASPLERETRGLSARIVAHLSTDLKLAELPRALGCVSSLLDASGHNNGDQEAVYYSLTGSNPPMFITNTTTILALITAGVQFITGKLLGLFRKKKQEKQESSEAAEGSNGDLVLQGLRILENLAHDQDNCAEIYGYNDLLSKIVAPVSSSSLMEDIEINVAWKKVVDGSLRMISQLMGAPGDTGKNMRRQIADDTSAVANLEAVLSLEINSESLQLKTRAIDVLAQLIFDESTSLHTNGSENLVLKKAKEALNKAALNFFLVSKWMEDYLAERRKTIDEESAREYSALGEFLAQEKKAAAETARRLKEKAGEALVILSMKSQSNSNDIKNFTECGRDVLHLLTEMLDSNSQIMMTTKCRTSAAAILKHLCTHCALPAVVVAVPAPLDVVYLKETTLKKVLAELLHIKPEPEAPNTLCCCKCCWPFTPVRRNGDIENPICCGGGSSKHEPSSPHTHINQQSEERRLRAALLSLCAKIRSRLINNAGDFANLAVRLVSPDDLAGKLKKVVEENSHATPASMAILKLTCEMVMALIPHDGDVEEVRKKREIVEALSQASGTMAGVESCLLFARADHDCHGIAVKPLYSALVKQAEELLRQKETALGINVPAAAAGP; encoded by the exons ATGACATTTCCAGCTGCTCATCGTTCAAACCGGAGCAGTAGTACTACTATATCTACGTTGAGGTCTCCAGCCGTTAGTGCTTGTCATTTggctttgcttgcttgcaacAGAGGCGAGCGAAGTAAGAAACCTCAAGCAGAAATGGCGCAAGCTCCAGCTGGGAGAGGAGAATCATCATGGCTAAGTGGCGGCGGGTTCCAGTTccaggaggaagatgaggctGACGCTTTCACCGAGCGGCGGCCGGAAGCAAGGATCATCAACAACACCGTCGTCATTCGGTCGAGCTGCTTCAAGGCGGTGAGAGGCCTTGGATACTTGGCCCTTCTGTGGTCGACCGTGGTCCTTCTCGGTGGATTCGTCACAGGCCTCACTGACACGGACTTTTGGTTCGTCACGGTCATCAGTTTTATGCAAGCTGCCGG GCTGTTCAACCTGATCGGAGATCATACGTTTGCTTCTTTTATGAAGCGGGCGCTTCCTCCAATAGTAATGCATCCACCATCTTGTGGAGCCTGCATTCTACTTTGGTTGAAGAAAGAAATTCATAAAACATGTAGTACTGCAATACTGCTTGTCCTCATGGCGTTGGCAGAATCTGTTATTTATGTTGGGCCAGCGATTTGCTACGGTATGGCACGCGTAGGATTAACGGCACTGGAGCATGGCATCGACGAGGGATATGACAGTAAAGCAAACCTGAAGCCGGCATTGGTCTTATTCTACCGCTTGACTCAAGCTCAATCTTTGATGCAAATAGGTTCGGTAGAGTATGAAATACTTTGGGGCCAAATGGTGAACTTGGTCTGCCTTAAGTATGGGCTAAATAACCAACTAGTTGCGGCATACTTTTCTGAAACCGAACGCAGATATGAGAATGATCCGGCTTGCATCAAGAGCTGGACTTTCGTTACTTATGGTGCAGGCTTGCTAGACTCGGCATCGCCGGATGACTATCTCTGTGGAGCAAGGGTGCTAAACATGTTGATCAACCAAGGGTTATCAATAAGAAGACTGTTGATTCTATCTCCGAGACAGACAATTGAGAAGCTGATCCGAACTCTCCGTTCGGCAAGCCCACTGGAGAGGGAGACGAGAGGACTTTCAGCGAGGATTGTAGCCCATCTCTCTACTGACCTCAAACTTGCAGAGTTGCCAAGAGCATTAGGATGCGTATCCTCCCTCCTCGATGCCTCTGGTCATAACAACGGCGATCAAGAAGCCGTGTATTATTCTCTAACTGGCAGTAACCCACCAATGTTCATTACCAACACCACCACCATACTTGCTCTCATTACGGCAGGTGTGCAATTCATCACCGGCAAGCTTCTAGGCTTGTtccggaagaagaagcaagagaAACAAGAAAGTAGTGAAGCAGCTGAAGGAAGTAACGGAGATCTGGTTTTGCAAGGTCTGAGAATCCTTGAGAACCTGGCTCACGACCAGGACAACTGTGCAGAGATTTACGGGTACAACGATCTGCTCTCAAAGATAGTTGCCCCTGTGAGCTCCAGCAGTTTAATGGAAGATATCGAGATCAATGTTGCTTGGAAAAAGGTGGTAGATGGATCATTGAGAATGATCAGTCAGCTCATGGGAGCTCCAGGAGACACCGGCAAGAACATGCGCCGGCAAATTGCAGATGACACCTCGGCAGTTGCAAACTTGGAGGCAGTTCTGAGCCTGGAAATCAACAGCGAGTCTCTACAGCTGAAGACCCGAGCAATAGACGTTCTTGCACAACTGATTTTCGATGAGTCTACAAGTTTGCATACCAATGGAAGTGAAAATCTTGTTTTGAAGAAAGCCAAGGAAGCACTTAACAAGGCTGCGctaaatttttttcttgtcagCAAATGGATGGAAGATTATCTGgcagagagaagaaaaacgaTAGACGAAGAAAGTGCACGAGAATATTCGGCTCTCGGGGAGTTCTTGGCGCAAGAGAAGAAAGCAGCTGCCGAAACTGCAAGGCGGCTTAAAGAAAAGGCTGGAGAAGCCCTGGTCATTCTGTCCATGAAAAGTCAGAGCAATTCAAATGATATAAAAAACTTCACAGAATGCGGCAGAGACGTCTTACATCTTCTTACTGAAATGCTGGATTCCAACTCCCAGATTATGATGACCACCAAATGTAGGACCAGCGCTGCAGCCATTCTGAAGCACCTATGCACTCATTGTGCATTGCCAGCAGTGGTTGTGGCTGTGCCAGCACCACTGGATGTTGTCTATTTAAAGGAAACAACGTTAAAGAAG GTACTTGCAGAGTTGCTACATATAAAGCCAGAACCAGAAGCACCAAACACGCTCTGCTGCTGCAAATGCTGCTGGCCTTTTACTCCAGTAAGAAGAAATGGGGACATAGAGAACCCAATATGTTGCGGAGGTGGCAGCAGCAAGCATGAACCTTCCTCTCCACATACCCACATCAACCAACAGTCCGAGGAGAGGAGGCTGCGAGCAGCACTGCTATCGCTCTGCGCGAAGATTCGCTCGAGGCTGATCAACAACGCCGGTGATTTCGCAAACCTAGCGGTGAGGCTGGTTTCCCCGGATGatcttgccgggaagctcaaGAAAGTCGTGGAAGAGAACAGCCACGCCACGCCTGCCTCCATGGCGATCCTGAAGCTTACCTGCGAGATGGTCATGGCGTTGATCCCGCATGATGGTGACGTCGAAgaggtgaggaagaagagggagatCGTCGAGGCTCTGTCGCAGGCTTCGGGAACCATGGCTGGGGTTGAGAGCTGCTTGCTTTTCGCCCGCGCCGACCATGACTGCCACGGCATTGCTGTGAAGCCTCTCTACTCTGCTCTTGTGAAACAGGCGGAAGAGCTTTTGAGGCAGAAAGAGACTGCATTGGGGATCAATGtgcctgccgctgccgcaggaCCATGA
- the LOC106866330 gene encoding uncharacterized protein LOC106866330 isoform X2 encodes MAQAPGGGAWMSSGGFQFLEEDEADAFTERQPGAKIINNIVVIRSTCFKVVRGLGYLALLWSTTVLLGGFATDLTPTDFWFITAISFMQAAGLFNLIGDHTFASFMKRALPPIVMHPPSCGACILLWLKKEIHKTCSTAILLVLMALAESVIYVGPAICYGMARVGLTALEHGIDEGYDSKANLKPALVLFYRLTQAQSLMQIGSVEYEILWGQMVNLVCLKYGLNNQLVAAYFSETERRYENDPACIKSWTFVTYGAGLLDSASPDDYLCGARVLNMLINQGLSIRRLLILSPRQTIEKLIRTLRSASPLERETRGLSARIVAHLSTDLKLAELPRALGCVSSLLDASGHNNGDQEAVYYSLTGSNPPMFITNTTTILALITAGVQFITGKLLGLFRKKKQEKQESSEAAEGSNGDLVLQGLRILENLAHDQDNCAEIYGYNDLLSKIVAPVSSSSLMEDIEINVAWKKVVDGSLRMISQLMGAPGDTGKNMRRQIADDTSAVANLEAVLSLEINSESLQLKTRAIDVLAQLIFDESTSLHTNGSENLVLKKAKEALNKAALNFFLVSKWMEDYLAERRKTIDEESAREYSALGEFLAQEKKAAAETARRLKEKAGEALVILSMKSQSNSNDIKNFTECGRDVLHLLTEMLDSNSQIMMTTKCRTSAAAILKHLCTHCALPAVVVAVPAPLDVVYLKETTLKKVLAELLHIKPEPEAPNTLCCCKCCWPFTPVRRNGDIENPICCGGGSSKHEPSSPHTHINQQSEERRLRAALLSLCAKIRSRLINNAGDFANLAVRLVSPDDLAGKLKKVVEENSHATPASMAILKLTCEMVMALIPHDGDVEEVRKKREIVEALSQASGTMAGVESCLLFARADHDCHGIAVKPLYSALVKQAEELLRQKETALGINVPAAAAGP; translated from the exons ATGGCGCAAGCTCCAGGGGGAGGGGCATGGATGAGCAGCGGTGGGTTCCAGTTCCTGGAGGAAGATGAGGCGGACGCTTTCACGGAGCGGCAGCCGGGAGCAaagatcatcaacaacattgTCGTCATCCGGTCGACTTGCTTCAAGGTGGTGCGAGGCCTTGGGTACTTGGCACTTCTATGGTCGACCACGGTCCTTCTCGGCGGATTCGCCACGGATCTGACTCCTACGGACTTTTGGTTCATCACGGCCATCAGTTTTATGCAAGCTGCCGG GCTGTTCAACCTGATCGGAGATCATACGTTTGCTTCTTTTATGAAGCGGGCGCTTCCTCCAATAGTAATGCATCCACCATCTTGTGGAGCCTGCATTCTACTTTGGTTGAAGAAAGAAATTCATAAAACATGTAGTACTGCAATACTGCTTGTCCTCATGGCGTTGGCAGAATCTGTTATTTATGTTGGGCCAGCGATTTGCTACGGTATGGCACGCGTAGGATTAACGGCACTGGAGCATGGCATCGACGAGGGATATGACAGTAAAGCAAACCTGAAGCCGGCATTGGTCTTATTCTACCGCTTGACTCAAGCTCAATCTTTGATGCAAATAGGTTCGGTAGAGTATGAAATACTTTGGGGCCAAATGGTGAACTTGGTCTGCCTTAAGTATGGGCTAAATAACCAACTAGTTGCGGCATACTTTTCTGAAACCGAACGCAGATATGAGAATGATCCGGCTTGCATCAAGAGCTGGACTTTCGTTACTTATGGTGCAGGCTTGCTAGACTCGGCATCGCCGGATGACTATCTCTGTGGAGCAAGGGTGCTAAACATGTTGATCAACCAAGGGTTATCAATAAGAAGACTGTTGATTCTATCTCCGAGACAGACAATTGAGAAGCTGATCCGAACTCTCCGTTCGGCAAGCCCACTGGAGAGGGAGACGAGAGGACTTTCAGCGAGGATTGTAGCCCATCTCTCTACTGACCTCAAACTTGCAGAGTTGCCAAGAGCATTAGGATGCGTATCCTCCCTCCTCGATGCCTCTGGTCATAACAACGGCGATCAAGAAGCCGTGTATTATTCTCTAACTGGCAGTAACCCACCAATGTTCATTACCAACACCACCACCATACTTGCTCTCATTACGGCAGGTGTGCAATTCATCACCGGCAAGCTTCTAGGCTTGTtccggaagaagaagcaagagaAACAAGAAAGTAGTGAAGCAGCTGAAGGAAGTAACGGAGATCTGGTTTTGCAAGGTCTGAGAATCCTTGAGAACCTGGCTCACGACCAGGACAACTGTGCAGAGATTTACGGGTACAACGATCTGCTCTCAAAGATAGTTGCCCCTGTGAGCTCCAGCAGTTTAATGGAAGATATCGAGATCAATGTTGCTTGGAAAAAGGTGGTAGATGGATCATTGAGAATGATCAGTCAGCTCATGGGAGCTCCAGGAGACACCGGCAAGAACATGCGCCGGCAAATTGCAGATGACACCTCGGCAGTTGCAAACTTGGAGGCAGTTCTGAGCCTGGAAATCAACAGCGAGTCTCTACAGCTGAAGACCCGAGCAATAGACGTTCTTGCACAACTGATTTTCGATGAGTCTACAAGTTTGCATACCAATGGAAGTGAAAATCTTGTTTTGAAGAAAGCCAAGGAAGCACTTAACAAGGCTGCGctaaatttttttcttgtcagCAAATGGATGGAAGATTATCTGgcagagagaagaaaaacgaTAGACGAAGAAAGTGCACGAGAATATTCGGCTCTCGGGGAGTTCTTGGCGCAAGAGAAGAAAGCAGCTGCCGAAACTGCAAGGCGGCTTAAAGAAAAGGCTGGAGAAGCCCTGGTCATTCTGTCCATGAAAAGTCAGAGCAATTCAAATGATATAAAAAACTTCACAGAATGCGGCAGAGACGTCTTACATCTTCTTACTGAAATGCTGGATTCCAACTCCCAGATTATGATGACCACCAAATGTAGGACCAGCGCTGCAGCCATTCTGAAGCACCTATGCACTCATTGTGCATTGCCAGCAGTGGTTGTGGCTGTGCCAGCACCACTGGATGTTGTCTATTTAAAGGAAACAACGTTAAAGAAG GTACTTGCAGAGTTGCTACATATAAAGCCAGAACCAGAAGCACCAAACACGCTCTGCTGCTGCAAATGCTGCTGGCCTTTTACTCCAGTAAGAAGAAATGGGGACATAGAGAACCCAATATGTTGCGGAGGTGGCAGCAGCAAGCATGAACCTTCCTCTCCACATACCCACATCAACCAACAGTCCGAGGAGAGGAGGCTGCGAGCAGCACTGCTATCGCTCTGCGCGAAGATTCGCTCGAGGCTGATCAACAACGCCGGTGATTTCGCAAACCTAGCGGTGAGGCTGGTTTCCCCGGATGatcttgccgggaagctcaaGAAAGTCGTGGAAGAGAACAGCCACGCCACGCCTGCCTCCATGGCGATCCTGAAGCTTACCTGCGAGATGGTCATGGCGTTGATCCCGCATGATGGTGACGTCGAAgaggtgaggaagaagagggagatCGTCGAGGCTCTGTCGCAGGCTTCGGGAACCATGGCTGGGGTTGAGAGCTGCTTGCTTTTCGCCCGCGCCGACCATGACTGCCACGGCATTGCTGTGAAGCCTCTCTACTCTGCTCTTGTGAAACAGGCGGAAGAGCTTTTGAGGCAGAAAGAGACTGCATTGGGGATCAATGtgcctgccgctgccgcaggaCCATGA
- the LOC106866348 gene encoding cytochrome P450 81D11-like, translating to METLRLYPPAPLLVPHEASADCTVAGFLVPRGTMLLVNTFAIHGDPLLWDHPTSFIPERFEDGLNGGKMVIPSGMGRRRCPAEQLGMQMVGLALGTMIQCFDWERVREDQLVDRTEGSGLNHAQAALDLGAQPWA from the exons ATGGAGACGCTCCGCCTgtacccgccggcgccgcttcTCGTCCCCCATGAAGCGTCCGCCGACTGCACCGTCGCCGGTTTCCTTGTCCCGCGGGGGACGATGCTCCTCGTCAACACGTTTGCCATCCACGGGGATCCTCTGCTATGGGATCACCCCACAAGCTTCATTCCTGAAAG GTTTGAGGACGGGTTAAATGGAGGCAAAATGGTGATCCCTTCTGGTATGGGGAGGCGCCGGTGCCCGGCGGAGCAGTTGGGCATGCAGATGGTCGGCCTTGCTCTTGGGACCATGATTCAGTGCTTCGACTGGGAAAGGGTGCGGGAAGATCAGCTTGTGGACAGGACTGAGGGCTCTGGGCTTAACCATGCCCAAGCAG CCTTAGACTTGGGCGCTCAGCCCTGGGCTTAA
- the LOC104583932 gene encoding uncharacterized protein LOC104583932, producing the protein MAAPPPNSDPGGPPESPFFQVPDELLREIFLLLPTAADLARATTSCASFHRVIADHKFLRCYRALHPPPLVGAIGSSLVTAQPPHPSAAAARAFADFDFSDSYFQFVPSSAGRCCWRRLHFFEGRALLTATAVDEGKESKDTFRDVLYRDFLARDLAVCDPVHRRYVLLPAVPADLTALIYKPDFLDEDTFLAPGEDEDDPLSFRVMCLVQCRMKLVLLVFSSSLGGHWCALTFDRSNAQAVTSLLQCEPDLPDRQYLHGRFYWELSFSNQLLALDVRVMEFSAVDLPPEQPDDSFVIVEAVEGMLGMFTLRSEDEAYWLTYSILRNNQWQSEKVIPIPLLINHCHPMGVAGGYLLIQSGYTISSEEKRDVRFFSVDIKTWQVELFAGPSKVIFPSHLYSGFPPSLCAPTI; encoded by the coding sequence atggcggcgccgccgccaaactCCGACCCAGGAGGTCCGCCGGAGTCGCCGTTCTTTCAAGTCCCGGACGAGCTCCTCAGGGAGatcttcctccttctccccacggccgccgacctcgcccgCGCCACCACGTCCTGCGCCTCCTTCCACCGCGTCATCGCCGACCACAAGTTCCTCCGCTGCTACCGCGCTCTCCACCCACCGCCTCTCGTCGGCGCCATAGGAAGTTCCTTAGTAACAGCGCAGCCGCCCCAcccctcggccgccgccgcccgggccTTCGCCGACTTCGACTTCTCCGACTCCTACTTCCAGTTCGTCCCCTCTAGCGCCGGCCGTTGCTGCTGGCGGCGGCTTCACTTCTTCGAAGGACGCGCTCTCCTCACCGCCACCGCGGTCGACGAAGGAAAAGAGTCAAAAGACACATTCCGCGACGTCCTGTACCGCGATTTTTTGGCCAGGGATTTGGCTGTTTGCGACCCTGTGCACCGCCGCTACGTACTGCTGCCGGCCGTCCCCGCCGACCTAACCGCGTTGATCTATAAACCGGACTTCCTGGACGAGGATACTTTCCTTGCTCCCGGTGAGGATGAGGATGACCCCTTATCATTCAGAGTGATGTGCTTGGTGCAATGCAGAATGAAACTGgtcctcctcgtcttctcctcctctttggGTGGACACTGGTGTGCTCTTACGTTTGACCGATCAAATGCTCAGGCAGTAACTTCACTTTTACAATGTGAGCCTGACTTGCCAGATCGTCAGTACCTCCATGGACGCTTTTATTGGGAGTTGAGTTTCTCGAACCAGCTGCTTGCGCTTGATGTGCGCGTGATGGAGTTCTCTGCTGTTGATCTCCCACCTGAGCAACCAGATGACAGTTTCGTCATTGTCGAGGCAGTGGAAGGAATGCTTGGGATGTTCACTTTACGCAGTGAAGATGAAGCATATTGGCTCACATATTCCATTCTGAGAAATAACCAATGGCAGTCGGAGAAGGTCATCCCAATCCCATTGCTGATAAACCATTGTCATCCGATGGGTGTAGCTGGGGGATACCTGCTTATACAATCGGGGTACACCATATCTTCAGAGGAGAAGCGAGATGTTAGATTTTTTTCGGTGGACATCAAGACATGGCAGGTTGAGTTGTTTGCTGGGCCTAGCAAAGTCATATTTCCTTCTCATCTCTATTCTGGTTTCCCACCATCATTGTGTGCACCAACTATATGA